Proteins from one Periplaneta americana isolate PAMFEO1 chromosome 6, P.americana_PAMFEO1_priV1, whole genome shotgun sequence genomic window:
- the LOC138701766 gene encoding tRNA wybutosine-synthesizing protein 2 homolog isoform X3 codes for MKELALLNKKLADSERQCIKICDKIGIPLKQNFEQNTDIICSQDGYFILNDIAFCVIKKKIDMSSKKSTSNAQKLKEELSTVMQNKGLWHVKLETEIPVSWEKYNDLILINSDKYFKSSAWYEAGPDLWIRMCNILNVDRIALKSNISPDGFRTPKVNLIWGKSSIVQCTDNGIRYNWDVTKNMFCAGNAPERHRIAKLKCDGEVVVDLYAGIGYFTLPYLVHAKAKLVHACEWNPDAVNALRNNLIANNVEKRCIVHEGDNRKVLLSNIADRVNLGLIPSSKDGWRVACKALKSSTGGVLHIHENVTSGMNKCTSNNGNVQEDLSLCSECRHLLNCIKSDKFVYGGSHKQSFFIDNNRLSISNVPINWKRVEWKFWAVHVLHCISSTLHEVHKVKWKLSVVHLHRVKSYAPHIDHLVLDLHCYPVPL; via the exons ATGAAAGA GCTTGCATTGTTGAACAAAAAACTTGCAGACAGTGAACGACAGTGCATAAAAATTTGTGATAAAATTGGAATTCCATTGAAACAGaattttgaacaaaatacagATATAATCTGTTCACAAGatggttattttattttaaatgatattgcgttctgtgtaataaaaaagaaaattgatatgtCATCCAAAAAAAGTACATCGAATGCCCAGAAACTGAAAGAAGAGCTTTCAACAGTTATGCAGAATAAAGGACTGTGGCATGTAAAACTGGAAACCGAAATTCCTGTTTCATGGGAGAAATATAATGATTTGATACTCATCAATTCTGACAAATATTTCAAGAGTTCAGCTTGGTATGAAGCag GACCAGACTTGTGGATTAGAATGTGTAATATTTTGAATGTAGATCGTATTGCACTTAAAAGCAATATTTCTCCAGATGGATTTAGGACACCGAAAGTTAATCTGATTTGGGGGAAATCAAGTATAGTGCAATGCACAGATAACGGAATCAG ATACAATTGGGATGTTACAAAAAATATGTTCTGTGCTGGAAATGCTCCAGAACGTCATCGAATTGCCAAGCTGAAGTGTGATGGCGAAGTGGTTGTTGATTTGTATGCAGGAATTGGCTACTTCACTCTACCATATCTAGTTCATGCTAAAGCAAAGTTGGTCCATGCTTGTGAATGGAATCCAGACGCAGTTAATGCTTTAAG aaataactTAATTGCGAATAATGTGGAAAAGAGATGCATTGTTCACGAGGGAGACAATCGAAAG GTGCTGCTGTCCAATATAGCTGATAGGGTCAACTTAGGATTGATTCCGTCCAGCAAGGATGGCTGGAGGGTTGCTTGCAAGGCCCTGAAATCGTCGACAGGAGGAGTTCTTCATATACACGAAAATGTTACATCAGGAATGAACAAGTGTACTTCAAATAATGGAAATGTCCAAGAAGACCTTTCATTATGCTCAGAATGCAGACATCTTTTAAATTGTATCAAATCAGACAAATTTGTTTATGGTGGAAGTCATAAACAGTCATTTTTTATTGACAACAATCGATTATCAATAAGTAACGTTCCAATTAATTGGAAGAGAGTTGAGTGGAAATTTTGGGCCGTCCATGTTTTGCATTGTATTTCCAGCACTCTTCATGAAGTCCATAAAGTGAAGTGGAAATTGTCAGTGGTGCATCTTCATCGAGTTAAGTCATATGCTCCTCATATCGATCATTTAGTTTTGGATTTACATTGTTACCCTGTTCCATTGTGA
- the LOC138701766 gene encoding tRNA wybutosine-synthesizing protein 2 homolog isoform X1, protein MECSFAAVSTKHCQELRLALLNKKLADSERQCIKICDKIGIPLKQNFEQNTDIICSQDGYFILNDIAFCVIKKKIDMSSKKSTSNAQKLKEELSTVMQNKGLWHVKLETEIPVSWEKYNDLILINSDKYFKSSAWYEAGPDLWIRMCNILNVDRIALKSNISPDGFRTPKVNLIWGKSSIVQCTDNGIRYNWDVTKNMFCAGNAPERHRIAKLKCDGEVVVDLYAGIGYFTLPYLVHAKAKLVHACEWNPDAVNALRNNLIANNVEKRCIVHEGDNRKVLLSNIADRVNLGLIPSSKDGWRVACKALKSSTGGVLHIHENVTSGMNKCTSNNGNVQEDLSLCSECRHLLNCIKSDKFVYGGSHKQSFFIDNNRLSISNVPINWKRVEWKFWAVHVLHCISSTLHEVHKVKWKLSVVHLHRVKSYAPHIDHLVLDLHCYPVPL, encoded by the exons ATGGAATGTTCGTTTGCAGCTGTCAGTACGAAACATTGCCAAGAATTAAG GCTTGCATTGTTGAACAAAAAACTTGCAGACAGTGAACGACAGTGCATAAAAATTTGTGATAAAATTGGAATTCCATTGAAACAGaattttgaacaaaatacagATATAATCTGTTCACAAGatggttattttattttaaatgatattgcgttctgtgtaataaaaaagaaaattgatatgtCATCCAAAAAAAGTACATCGAATGCCCAGAAACTGAAAGAAGAGCTTTCAACAGTTATGCAGAATAAAGGACTGTGGCATGTAAAACTGGAAACCGAAATTCCTGTTTCATGGGAGAAATATAATGATTTGATACTCATCAATTCTGACAAATATTTCAAGAGTTCAGCTTGGTATGAAGCag GACCAGACTTGTGGATTAGAATGTGTAATATTTTGAATGTAGATCGTATTGCACTTAAAAGCAATATTTCTCCAGATGGATTTAGGACACCGAAAGTTAATCTGATTTGGGGGAAATCAAGTATAGTGCAATGCACAGATAACGGAATCAG ATACAATTGGGATGTTACAAAAAATATGTTCTGTGCTGGAAATGCTCCAGAACGTCATCGAATTGCCAAGCTGAAGTGTGATGGCGAAGTGGTTGTTGATTTGTATGCAGGAATTGGCTACTTCACTCTACCATATCTAGTTCATGCTAAAGCAAAGTTGGTCCATGCTTGTGAATGGAATCCAGACGCAGTTAATGCTTTAAG aaataactTAATTGCGAATAATGTGGAAAAGAGATGCATTGTTCACGAGGGAGACAATCGAAAG GTGCTGCTGTCCAATATAGCTGATAGGGTCAACTTAGGATTGATTCCGTCCAGCAAGGATGGCTGGAGGGTTGCTTGCAAGGCCCTGAAATCGTCGACAGGAGGAGTTCTTCATATACACGAAAATGTTACATCAGGAATGAACAAGTGTACTTCAAATAATGGAAATGTCCAAGAAGACCTTTCATTATGCTCAGAATGCAGACATCTTTTAAATTGTATCAAATCAGACAAATTTGTTTATGGTGGAAGTCATAAACAGTCATTTTTTATTGACAACAATCGATTATCAATAAGTAACGTTCCAATTAATTGGAAGAGAGTTGAGTGGAAATTTTGGGCCGTCCATGTTTTGCATTGTATTTCCAGCACTCTTCATGAAGTCCATAAAGTGAAGTGGAAATTGTCAGTGGTGCATCTTCATCGAGTTAAGTCATATGCTCCTCATATCGATCATTTAGTTTTGGATTTACATTGTTACCCTGTTCCATTGTGA
- the LOC138701766 gene encoding tRNA wybutosine-synthesizing protein 2 homolog isoform X2: protein MAEEQQQLLYNELALLNKKLADSERQCIKICDKIGIPLKQNFEQNTDIICSQDGYFILNDIAFCVIKKKIDMSSKKSTSNAQKLKEELSTVMQNKGLWHVKLETEIPVSWEKYNDLILINSDKYFKSSAWYEAGPDLWIRMCNILNVDRIALKSNISPDGFRTPKVNLIWGKSSIVQCTDNGIRYNWDVTKNMFCAGNAPERHRIAKLKCDGEVVVDLYAGIGYFTLPYLVHAKAKLVHACEWNPDAVNALRNNLIANNVEKRCIVHEGDNRKVLLSNIADRVNLGLIPSSKDGWRVACKALKSSTGGVLHIHENVTSGMNKCTSNNGNVQEDLSLCSECRHLLNCIKSDKFVYGGSHKQSFFIDNNRLSISNVPINWKRVEWKFWAVHVLHCISSTLHEVHKVKWKLSVVHLHRVKSYAPHIDHLVLDLHCYPVPL, encoded by the exons GCTTGCATTGTTGAACAAAAAACTTGCAGACAGTGAACGACAGTGCATAAAAATTTGTGATAAAATTGGAATTCCATTGAAACAGaattttgaacaaaatacagATATAATCTGTTCACAAGatggttattttattttaaatgatattgcgttctgtgtaataaaaaagaaaattgatatgtCATCCAAAAAAAGTACATCGAATGCCCAGAAACTGAAAGAAGAGCTTTCAACAGTTATGCAGAATAAAGGACTGTGGCATGTAAAACTGGAAACCGAAATTCCTGTTTCATGGGAGAAATATAATGATTTGATACTCATCAATTCTGACAAATATTTCAAGAGTTCAGCTTGGTATGAAGCag GACCAGACTTGTGGATTAGAATGTGTAATATTTTGAATGTAGATCGTATTGCACTTAAAAGCAATATTTCTCCAGATGGATTTAGGACACCGAAAGTTAATCTGATTTGGGGGAAATCAAGTATAGTGCAATGCACAGATAACGGAATCAG ATACAATTGGGATGTTACAAAAAATATGTTCTGTGCTGGAAATGCTCCAGAACGTCATCGAATTGCCAAGCTGAAGTGTGATGGCGAAGTGGTTGTTGATTTGTATGCAGGAATTGGCTACTTCACTCTACCATATCTAGTTCATGCTAAAGCAAAGTTGGTCCATGCTTGTGAATGGAATCCAGACGCAGTTAATGCTTTAAG aaataactTAATTGCGAATAATGTGGAAAAGAGATGCATTGTTCACGAGGGAGACAATCGAAAG GTGCTGCTGTCCAATATAGCTGATAGGGTCAACTTAGGATTGATTCCGTCCAGCAAGGATGGCTGGAGGGTTGCTTGCAAGGCCCTGAAATCGTCGACAGGAGGAGTTCTTCATATACACGAAAATGTTACATCAGGAATGAACAAGTGTACTTCAAATAATGGAAATGTCCAAGAAGACCTTTCATTATGCTCAGAATGCAGACATCTTTTAAATTGTATCAAATCAGACAAATTTGTTTATGGTGGAAGTCATAAACAGTCATTTTTTATTGACAACAATCGATTATCAATAAGTAACGTTCCAATTAATTGGAAGAGAGTTGAGTGGAAATTTTGGGCCGTCCATGTTTTGCATTGTATTTCCAGCACTCTTCATGAAGTCCATAAAGTGAAGTGGAAATTGTCAGTGGTGCATCTTCATCGAGTTAAGTCATATGCTCCTCATATCGATCATTTAGTTTTGGATTTACATTGTTACCCTGTTCCATTGTGA